The following nucleotide sequence is from Candidatus Cloacimonadota bacterium.
CCAAGGAGATGGAGGAGGAATTTTTGTTGCTCATTCAAATGCCATTATTAGAAATAATTTAATAATTAATAACTATGATTCAGGAATAAGTACACATCAAGATGGATATGAGCCATATTTTCTTATAATAGAAAACAACACAATTATTAATAACGAGCATCATGGAATTTTAATTCATAAAAATGGAAGTATAAAAAACAATATTATCATGTATAATGAAATTGGTTTATATAATAACGATTTTGTAGGAATCATTGGTAATAACAATGTCTGGAATAATGATGAAAATTATGTTAATTTTCCACCTGATATTGGAAACATGAACTGGGGAATAAATATAAATGGAACTGCTTGTGACAGTTTTTTCAATATTTCGGAAGACCCACTTTTTTCTTCAAGCACAGAAGGAAATTATTTTCTTTCTCAGCTATCTTCAGGTCAATCGATACAAAGTCCATGCGTGGATGCGGGACAAGGTTTTCCTGTAGATTACGGTTTGGAAGAATTTACAACCAGAACCGACCTGGAATGGGATGAAAATTATGTGGATATTGGATTTCATTATGAGGGGATTGAACAAGTAAATTTCAAAGAAAATCTAATTCCTAATTACTCATTTCAAATTTCCAACTTTCCCAATCCTTTTAATCCAAGTACAACGATCAGTTTTAACGTAACACAAACATCCTCGTTTATGACTTTGGGAATCTATAATTTAAAAGGCCAGAAAGTAAAAACTCTGCCTGTCATCCTGAGTGATGCGCAGCATTGTATCGAAGGATCAGGCACAGCAAATAATTATTCTGTCATTTGGAATGGAAAAGATGACAATAACAAAGCCATTGCTTCCGGTGTTTATTTTGCACGGTTGAAAGCTGGAAATCAAGAAGTTACACGGAAAATGCTTTTGATGAAATAAAAAAAGGCTGTTGCAAAATTACAACAGCCCTCAGCACTTTTTATCAGGGATTATCAGAAACAATTACTTTAAAGAATTTTTTAGAATCTACAGAATTTATCGGATAATCATATTGTAAATCTGTTACCGTTTCAACTAAATGCTGTTCATCACAAACGAATTCCGGTTCATTTCCAGCATAAATCTTGTACCAGATTCCGTTCAATTCAGGATATAGGTTGCCTTCTAAAATGCCATTTTCAATCTCATCCCAACTCAGTTTGAAGTTGTCATTTTCTTTCAATACATAAACGGTTGTTTCGCAGGGTGGAATGTTATCAACCGAGTAACCAAAAGCAGATTCAGAAGCAAAATAAATCAAGGTAACATCGGTATGAGCATAAACTGTAAATTCTGAATTATTTGTGCCGGCTGAACTGGAGTCCTGCAAAGTCGGTGCAATCAGCGAATATTGCGAAAATCCCATCGCCGGAACTGTATTGATATATGTTAGAATTGCTTCATCGGTATTCAAATACAAAGGTTTTGATGATTTTGCGTTTTTGACCTGTTCAAATAGCAATTCCATATCGTCAAAGATCAGCGTGTCATCTGTGGGAAAGATCTCATCATTTCTCCACACAGAATATTGAGCGACAGGAACTAAAGATCCGTTTTCATCATAAGAACTTGCATTCCAGACGATTTGCACCTGCCTTCCCTGATCATCGGGAACATCGGCAATTTGATCGATGGTTGGAACTCCGATTGATCTATCAAAATATTTATAGCCCATATCTGCTCTTGTACCGTCGAGATCTAAGGGAGAAGAAGGTGCACCGGTATCGATGCAGGGTGAATTGTAAGCTAATTCGTAATTATCTAATAATGGATCAACAAATTCAGGATCGGAATTTATATTTCCAGTACCACTCCAGGCATTTTGAATATCACAATAACCAATATCCAGATTATATCCGGCACCAATATAAATTTGGGAAGTTGTACTGTTCCAGATTATTGAATTTAAAATTGTAGCTGAAGTTCCAGAACTTCCACTGAAACCATAATTATTTCCATACAAAGTACAATTTGTGATCAAAAGATAACCACTGGAAATATGATTAAAAATTCCCATATCATTGTCGAAAATTAAACAATTTGAGATATCAAGATTAGAATTTTCGGCATCTATTCCTCTTTGATCGCAATCGTAAATCTCGCAGTTAGAGATAGATGAATAACTTTGAATTGTATGAATTCCTGAATGTCCACTTTCATAAATTTCACACTCGGAAATTGTGGGAGAACTGCTCATTATTGAAACTCCAGAATAAGTTGATGCTCCTGCATATTCGATGATGCAGTTTGACAATTCAGAACTGTCATCGGCATAATCGAAAAAATAGATTCCCATCCAGTCACCTGCATATGGAGTAGAACTACCAGAAGTAAAAGTAATTTTGTTTTCTTCTGTTCCAATAGCGATTAATTTTCCAGAATACAAAGAATTGGATGAATGTCCAACATAGAGATGATTTGAATTGAATTGAATTTCTGCACCAGGTTCTATTGTTAGTGTAGTCAAATTATCATCTCCATCAGTTCCCTGCACATAAATGTGATTGGAAGAAGTTACATAGTATGGTATTCCCTGATCTACCCAGGTTGCATCATTGGATATTGGACTTCCTATTACTTCTATTGAAGAAACAGCATTACCAGAATAAGTATTATTAGATATACCAGAAACAATTCCGGCGTAGCAACTTATAGGGTGAGAACCGTTCAAATTTATCTGATTATTTGTGATTACAGGATAACCCAAATCAGAACGACACTCAATACCATATTGACTGTTATTAGAAATTACACAGTCAGAAATAGTTGGATTTCCAATAATACCAATTCCTATATTGCATATATTAATAATACAGTTAGAAACAGTAGTAGAATTATCTGAATTCAACAAATTTATACCATAATAATTCATATTTGTCAAAGTACAATTCGAAATAATAGTGTTAGAACTTGAACATCCTATTCCTGAATTATTCGAATATGATATATTGCAATATGTTATTTCTGAAGGTGAATCATTACAATCAATCATCTCACGATTAAGATTAGTATCTGAAAATCCACCATATTCTAAATTACAATAAGACAATTTACATTGAGAACTGTTAGATCCATCATCGAATTTAATTCCATCCCAACTTCCTGCTGTTTGATTGTATCCGGAAAAAAGTATTTCATTTCCTGCCGAACCTACAGCCCATAATGCACCAGGTTCAGAAGAATTTGAACCACCTATATAGAGTCCTGTATCTGTAGCAAAATACAGTTCTACATTTTCCTGAATTGTAAGCTGAGTTACTGTTTCTGCACCATCAGTTCCAATAACATAAGTATCGCCTTCAATTAAAATGGGAATTCCATGATCTTCCCAAATTGTATCGGTAGAGATCGTATCTCCCAAAGCATAGATCATCTGCAGACCATTCCCAGAATAGGTGTTTCCAGATAGATTTTCAATATGGCGTGCATAACATTTTATCGGTGCGTTTCCACTGGAATTTATGCTGTTTCCAGTTATTGTTGCCAAAGAACTTTTGGTAGCTAACTGAATTCCAAATGTACCATGTGAAGACAAGGTGCAATTTGTAATATCTGGAGATGAATCATTACAATAAATTCCAATGGAAGAATTATCATGAATATTACAATTTGAGATTTGCGGATTTGAGTTATTACAATAAATTCCATTTCCATCAGCATAAGAAATTTCACAATTAGAAATCGTTGGGGAACAGCCATTTAAATATATATTGTCGTAACTTGCCGTTATTCCACCATACTTGATAGTACAATATGACAATTCAGAATTATCATCGGCATAATCGGCAAAATAGATTCCATACCAGTCTCCTGCGGATGGTGATGGTTCGTTGGACGTAAAAGTGATCGGATTCGTTTCTGTACCATTGGCTATCAATTTACCTGGATATGCTGAACTGGAATCATGTCCAATATAAAGATAAACAGAATCAAATTGAATTTCTGTTCCTGGTTCGATAGTAAGTGTTGTTACATTATCTGCTCCGTCGGTTCCCTGCACGTAAATATGTGCTGATGAGTTAACCGAGTATGGAATTCCCGGATCTTCCCAGGTAGCATCTTCACTTATTGTAGTTCCATAAACTTTAATTTTCTGTTCGCCATTATTTGAGTATGAATTTGAAGTTATATTACCAATCTGATTTGCATAACAATAAATTGGATTTAGACCATTATCATTAATATTATTATTCGTAATCTGAGGTAAATTAGTTGATTGGCTAACATAAACTCCATATTCAAAATTAGATTCAATATAATTTGATATAATGCTTGGAGCTGAGTCCATAGTTATAGAGATTCCATCACTCTGATTATCTGAAATATTGTTTGATGAAATTATGGGATTTGAATCTCCACCGATAAAAACGCCA
It contains:
- a CDS encoding right-handed parallel beta-helix repeat-containing protein, whose protein sequence is MKCIFFFVIASFSLFYAEIIHVPADQPTIQDGINEASNGDTVLVADGVYTGFHNKTLSWNGNEKHLIVKSQNGPESCIIDIEENGWGFRLLNMHQNSTDVIEGFTIKNSDKNAIFCENSSPTIRNNIIKNNISAGGCGINLYSSNAHVYENTIKENSAQPEVWPSFTYGAGIYIMYGSPEIYHNIIMDNEIYQGDGGGIFVAHSNAIIRNNLIINNYDSGISTHQDGYEPYFLIIENNTIINNEHHGILIHKNGSIKNNIIMYNEIGLYNNDFVGIIGNNNVWNNDENYVNFPPDIGNMNWGININGTACDSFFNISEDPLFSSSTEGNYFLSQLSSGQSIQSPCVDAGQGFPVDYGLEEFTTRTDLEWDENYVDIGFHYEGIEQVNFKENLIPNYSFQISNFPNPFNPSTTISFNVTQTSSFMTLGIYNLKGQKVKTLPVILSDAQHCIEGSGTANNYSVIWNGKDDNNKAIASGVYFARLKAGNQEVTRKMLLMK
- a CDS encoding right-handed parallel beta-helix repeat-containing protein, with the translated sequence MSKIIILCGFFFLVFSLNAYTTISGDMSGETLAAGTYFVDDHIFVNAGTTLTIDPGAILKFATGKRLYVEGTLNAIGLSTTYIVFTSQNDDIVGETIVGSTGNPDYGDWGCIYFDGNSSSEGICEMERCNVKYGGNTWNANIQIKDSNSGFVRYSFIRTSSSHGFIINYSDPEISNNLIALNQSDGVFIGGDSNPIISSNNISDNQSDGISITMDSAPSIISNYIESNFEYGVYVSQSTNLPQITNNNINDNGLNPIYCYANQIGNITSNSYSNNGEQKIKVYGTTISEDATWEDPGIPYSVNSSAHIYVQGTDGADNVTTLTIEPGTEIQFDSVYLYIGHDSSSAYPGKLIANGTETNPITFTSNEPSPSAGDWYGIYFADYADDNSELSYCTIKYGGITASYDNIYLNGCSPTISNCEISYADGNGIYCNNSNPQISNCNIHDNSSIGIYCNDSSPDITNCTLSSHGTFGIQLATKSSLATITGNSINSSGNAPIKCYARHIENLSGNTYSGNGLQMIYALGDTISTDTIWEDHGIPILIEGDTYVIGTDGAETVTQLTIQENVELYFATDTGLYIGGSNSSEPGALWAVGSAGNEILFSGYNQTAGSWDGIKFDDGSNSSQCKLSYCNLEYGGFSDTNLNREMIDCNDSPSEITYCNISYSNNSGIGCSSSNTIISNCTLTNMNYYGINLLNSDNSTTVSNCIINICNIGIGIIGNPTISDCVISNNSQYGIECRSDLGYPVITNNQINLNGSHPISCYAGIVSGISNNTYSGNAVSSIEVIGSPISNDATWVDQGIPYYVTSSNHIYVQGTDGDDNLTTLTIEPGAEIQFNSNHLYVGHSSNSLYSGKLIAIGTEENKITFTSGSSTPYAGDWMGIYFFDYADDSSELSNCIIEYAGASTYSGVSIMSSSPTISECEIYESGHSGIHTIQSYSSISNCEIYDCDQRGIDAENSNLDISNCLIFDNDMGIFNHISSGYLLITNCTLYGNNYGFSGSSGTSATILNSIIWNSTTSQIYIGAGYNLDIGYCDIQNAWSGTGNINSDPEFVDPLLDNYELAYNSPCIDTGAPSSPLDLDGTRADMGYKYFDRSIGVPTIDQIADVPDDQGRQVQIVWNASSYDENGSLVPVAQYSVWRNDEIFPTDDTLIFDDMELLFEQVKNAKSSKPLYLNTDEAILTYINTVPAMGFSQYSLIAPTLQDSSSAGTNNSEFTVYAHTDVTLIYFASESAFGYSVDNIPPCETTVYVLKENDNFKLSWDEIENGILEGNLYPELNGIWYKIYAGNEPEFVCDEQHLVETVTDLQYDYPINSVDSKKFFKVIVSDNP